In Lachnospiraceae bacterium, the DNA window TTGGGTTTCATAAAGATACCCCAAAGTTCATTCTTGATTTAATATACGCAGAAAATGGAAAAATGTTTGCAGCGGTTTTACTGCTGTGCTGCAGTTGTTTCGTTAGCAGGTGTTTCATTCTGCGTCTGTCCGTAATTCCAGGTGACCGGAGTAGGACGGGATGTGTCAAAGATCTGGGAAGAGTCAAATAAGTCACTTAAGCGCTTCTTTGCAGGATCTTCCTGGATCATATCTTCATACAGGCGGTATCCGTCTAAGTTTCTTCTTGCCATACGCAGGTAATCATGTCCCATCTGGATCCAGGCCGGCTTGCTGGCATCCACATTGCAGAAATAGCGGAAGCCCTTGGAAGCAAGGTACTGGTAACGGTAATTTTCCTCTGTATAAGGGTGCCAGTCTGCAATGTCGTTTCCATTTGGATAAATGTAAATATCTGTAGGTCCGATAAGGGATTTTACTTCATTTTCCCATTTATCGGTATCTGTATAGAAACGCTCATCGCTGATTTTGTAAGGCTTTTCAGGGTTTCCGGAAACGCCCATCCATAAATGCCCCCAGCTATGGCTTGCCAGTTCCCAGCCGTCATCCCGCAGACACTGTGCTACTTTAGCAGCCTGTTCCCGTTCCCTTTCATAATCCGGGCTTTCGCTGTAGGAAGAAGCAGTGCGGTAGCCAAAGATGCCCTCATAACCAGTAAGGGCGATAATAGCTTTGGCTCCTTTATAGGAGAAATCCGGATGTTCATCAATAAAGTCATTTAAAATCGGAACCAGATCATAAGAGCCGGCAGAAACTGTTCCGTCCTCCATTTTCATTTCACAGGAAGGCCGTCCGTCCTCACCAATGATGATCTTGCTTGCAAAGCCATCTCCGTCCATATATGGGTAGTAGCACACATCATCCTGGGACATGACAATAGGCTTCTTTCCTTCCGGAAGCATGATATTTCCCCAGGTGAATACAGGATTTCCATTTTCATCGCTGGTTTCATAGGCAATATCATGGATGCGCACCAGAACGTAGCCGTCATTGTAAAGGGCATCTAAGATCTTTAAAAATTCATCTTTTGTGGTCATAACGGAGTTATATCCCCCTGAACGGGAATCTCCATCAAAAGCTTTTGCTGTATCCATGATCAGAGAGTGGAAAAATACATGGGTCACATTTTTTACATCAGCTGGAACCAGGGCATCCTTTTCAGACTGATAAGTGGAAACTGCTTCCTCTATACGGGAGTCAGCTGCAAGAGAAGCATCCTGCTGCAAAAGTTCCATGGCCTTGTCATAATCGTATCCTTTGGCCAGACGATCTGCCTGTGCGATCAATGTGTCAATGGGATCTGGTTCTTGTGCAGTGGAAGGCTTGTCCTTATCTGGTTTGCGGTTTGCCTCAGAGGCAGTGGCCGAAGCTGGCAATGATCCGGGCTTCTGTTTTAAAACAAAGTGCGAAAAGGCAAAAATACCGCCCCCAAGCAGAAGGGCGATGACTAAAAGTAATATAAAGGTAGGAAGGTGACGGGACAGGCGGAAGAAAAATCCTCTGTGGTTGCGCTGCTTCCGGAAATTTAAATTGCTCATAAAATACTCCTATGATGTTTGTTTATAAAGAGTATAACATAAAACAGACTATCTGAGTATATCATAACCTGCTTTTTGTTGATTTTTTAATACCAGAGTGGTATTCTAAAAATGAATTAAATCTAACAGAATGTGAGGTTCTAAAAAATGGGAGAAATGGTTAAAGATCCAAATTGCGCATATTGTGTAGAGGGAGAACTGTTAGCTAAGTTTGGTTATCCATGCTGCGAGATGAAAACAGGCAAGCTGTATGTGTTCAAGGAGCAGAGCAAAAGAGGAAGAGTGATCTTAGCTCATAAAAAACATGTCAGCGAATTGATCGAACTGACTGATGAAGAGAGAAATGATTATTTTGCAGATGTTGCAAAGGTTGCAAGAGCTATTCACAAAGTATTCAATCCGGATAAGGTAAACTATGGCGCATACGGTGATACCGGACATCATTTACATTTCCACATCGTTCCTAAATACAAAGGCGGCGAAGAATGGGGCAGCACATTTGAGATGAACAGCGGTAGGACTATTCTTACAGATGCAGAGTATGAAGAGATGGCAGAGGCTATCCGCCAGGCATTAAAGGAAGTTTAAAAGATAGTTAGTAAGAAGTTTATAAAATTATAAAAAGTCAGAAATAAGGCTGTTTTCAGTGCGAAAATACTGGAGACAGTTTTTTTATTGCCATAAATCAGAGTTTTCTTCATATTTTATAAAGAAGAAAAGACGCGGCGCAGCTGTAAAAGAGGAATGTATGGCAAAGAATTGGAAAAAGAGAAAACTTTGCAGGTGGATGGGGCTATGCCTGACAGTATGTATTCTGGTAATAAGCAGCCTGTATACAGTCTGTGGTGCAGAACCTATAATACCGGTATCAGTGCCTGTAAACACAAATATCCAGGCGGTTTGTGTTCATGCACCGTCCGCTATTTTAATGGAAGCATCTACAGGTAAGATATTATTTGAAAAAGAGGCAGATGAAAAACGCAGTCCGGCCAGTGTGACTAAGATAATGACCCTTCTTCTGATCTTTGATGCCCTAAAAGATGGAAAGATAAAAATGACAGATCAGGTGACTACAAGTGCCTATGCAAAATCCATGGGCGGTTCCCAGGTGTTTTTGGAAGAAGGAGAAGTACAGACAGTAGAAACACTGATCAAATGTATTGTGATCGCCTCTGGAAATGATGCTTCGGTGGCTATGGCAGAGTATATTTCAGGGACAGAAGAGGCCTTTGTGGATGCTATGAATAAGAGGGCAGAAGGCCTGGGGATGATGAACACCCATTTTACAGACTGCTGCGGGCTGACAGAGGATCCGGATCATCTGACTACGGCAAGGGATATTGCCATTATGAGCCGGGAGCTGATCAACTGTTACCCGGAAATACATAATTATTCTACGATCTGGATGGAAAATATCACGCATGTGACCCGTCAGGGAACCAAGGAATTCGGTCTTGCAAATACCAATAAATTATTGAAAATGGCAGTAGATTTTCAGGTTACAGGCTTAAAAACCGGTTCTACTTCCAGGGCAAAATACTGTCTTTCTGCCACAGCGCAAAAAGACGGAGTCCGCCTTATCGCAGTGATCATGGCAGCACCGGACTACAAGGCACGTTTTTCTGACGCCAGAAATCTTTTAAGCTTCGGCTATGCCACCTGCAGGCTCTATGAGGATAAAGAAAAACTGCCTCTTCCACAAATGTCTGTTGCAGGAGGAGTAAAGGATCTGGTGCCACTGCAGGCAGAAGGAACATTTTCCTGGCTTAGCACAGAAGGAGAAGACCTGGGAAAGATCGAAAAAAAGCTGGAGCTGGCAGAAAAGCTGGAAGCCCCGGTAGCACCGGGAACCCGCGCCGGTGTGATCGCCTATTATTTTAACGGGGAAAAGCTGGGAGAGCTTCCTGTTACGGCTGCAGAAGCAGTAGAACGGGCGGGATATAGGGATCATTTGCAGAAGGTTTTTAAAAGCTGGATCAGTATTCGCCGGACAGCTGCATAAAGATACTGTTAAAATGCAGAAAATACCAGGCAATTGATTTGACGGAATGTTTTCTTCACAGATATAATACCTTTCATAATGTATTAGTATTTCGAAAATGATGTACTAGTACATCCGGGAGAAAGGGGAAAGCTATGAACCAGATTTTACTGCTTACAGGAATTGTGATCGTGATCTGCATCCTGTCAGGCCGCCTGATCGACAAAATGGGAGTCCCATCCCTGCTTGCATTTATTCTTTTGGGAATGTGTTTTGGTGTAGATGGGATTTTTAAGATTTCTTTTGATGATTACCAGTTCAGCGAGCTGATCTGTTCTGTCAGCCTGATCTTTATTATGTTTTATGGTGGTTTTGGAACTAATATCAAAGAGGCAAAGCCAGTTGTATCAAGAGCGGTACTGCTTTCCAGTGCAGGAGTTCTTCTAACAGCCGGGATCACGGGAATTTTTATCCATCTGGTGTTAAAACTTCCTCTGCTTGAAAGTTTTCTGGTGGCATCAGTGATCGGCTCTACAGATGCGGCATCTGTATTTAACATCCTTCGTTCCAAAAACCTGAACCTGAAGGAAAATACAGCCTCCTTGCTGGAAATGGAGTCTGGTTCCAATGACCCGGTCTCTTATATGCTGACAGTGATCCTCACAGCAGTTCTTACGGGACAGTCTGTAAATATAGGATCCATGCTGTTTTTTCAGGTGTTTTTCGGTATTGGCTGCGGTGTGCTGTTTGGAAAATCCACAGCAGTTGTTTTAAACCAGGTGGATTTTGACATTGCCCAGGGAAAGACCATACTGGTATTTGCAGCAGCCATACTGGCCTATACGGTGCCTTCCATGATCGGTGGCAACGGATATTTAAGTGTGTATCTGTGCGGTATTATCCTGGGAAATTCCTATCTCCCCCATAAACGGGATATGGTGCTGTTTTTTGATGTACTCACAGGTGTGGCCCAGATGATGATCTTTTTCCTGCTGGGACTTCTGGTAACTCCCAGTGAGCTGCCTCAGGTGATACTTCCCTCTCTGGTGATCATGATCTTCCTTACTTTTGTAGGCCGTCCGGTGTCTGTGGCAGCGCTTTTAGCTGGTTTCAGATCCTCAAAAGGCCAGATTGGTCTGGTATCATGGGCCGGGCTGCGTGGCGTTGCCTCCATTGTATTTGCTATCTATGTAGTCCTGCGCCAGGTCCATCTTGGATATAATCTTTTTAATCTGGTATTTTGTATTGTATTGTTGTCTATTTCCATTCAGGGAACGCTGCTTCCATGGATATCGGCAAAATTTCAGATGATTGATGAAAATGCAGATGTGCGTCGTACTTTTAATGATTATCAGGAGGAAGAAAGTATCAGCTTCGTAAAATTTCATCTCTATGGGCAGCATCCTTATGTGGGAAAATGTCTAAAGGAGATCACATTGCCCCCTAAGCTTCTGGTGGTACTGCTGATCCGTGGAAAAGAAGTGCTGGTTCCCAATGGGGATACCTGTCTGAAAGCCGGTGATCTGATGATCGCGGCAGCAGAGGAGTTTGAGGACCGGAAAAATATGACTCTCAGAGAGATCACTGTGGATAAAAATCATAAATGGAGCGGAAAAGCTTTAAGCCGTATTTCCATGCAGGCTGGAACGCTGATCGTTATGGTAAGGAGAGGAAAAGAAACGGTGATACCTACGGGAAATACTGTGGTATATGAAGGGGATGTGCTGGTACAGGCAAAATTTTGACAAAAGTTACAGTTCAACTGTAACTGAAAAAAAGAGCAGGCCGATTGACCAATGTCATTAAGTTAATATGACAAATCAAGATCTCAGTATTAGAAAATAATACTGGGGTCTTTTTTTATCAAAAGCTTGACAGGAACACAAAAATGTGTGGCCGCTCTCGCTACTGATTATATTTAGAAGTTGCGAGAGCGGCCCTTGTAATTAAGTAAATCTTGATTACAAGGAGGTCACGTTTCAGATAGAGCAGATGAATTCTGTCTTAATCCTGGTAAGTGCTTCGTTAGAAAACGCAAACTATCATTTGAGACAGTTATACGAGGCATTATAGGGATGGAAAGTAAAAGCTTAACAAATGAACTAATCGATATGTTTGATTCATCACCTGAAATGCCTTCAGCATCTGCCTTTGTACAGCAACGAAGTAAAATTAAACCAGATGCATTTAAAACTATTTTTGAAAGTTTCACCTCAAAAATCACTACTAAAAAATCTGATACGCTTCGTATCCTTGCAGTTGATGGCTCAGATGTTCAAATAGCTACGAATCCTGGCGATTCCACTTCCTATCATCCAGGAAGTAATGGACAAAAACCGTATAATCTCTTACATTTAAATGCTTTGTATGATTTAGAACATCATATTTATACAGATGCCGTTATTCAAGGTCGCTTGAATTGGAATGAACATTCCGCACTTCAGGAAATGGTTGATAGATCAGATATTTCAAAGGCACTTGTTGTTGCTGATAGATGTTATGAGTCATATAACAACATGGCACATATCCAAGAAAAAGGATGGTATTTTTTAATACGAATCAAGGATGGAAAAAATGGAATAAAGCAAGGCTTGGACTTACCTGATAGTGATGAATTTGACGAAAAAATAAACTTGCAATTAACACGAAAACAGACAAAAGAAACGAAAGAATTATTCAAAAGAAAAAATTACTATAAATTCGTACCAAGTACTACTTCCTTTGAGTATCTTCCTCTGAAATCAAAGAAAAATGATCCAGCAGTTTTTTACGAACTTAATTTCAGAATTGTTCGCTTCAAGGTGACAGATGAACTCTATGAAACAGTACTTACAAATTTAGATAAGGATGTATACCCACCTGAAAAACTAAGAGAATTGTATGCATCACGATGGGGGATTGAAACATCTTTTAGAGATTTAAAATATACTGTAGGAATGTTAGATTTTCATTCCAAAAAGGTGATGTGTATCCATCAAGAAATATACGCACATCTAATTATGTATAACTTTGCAGAAATGATTACCTCGCACATAGTCATTGAAAAGAAGCAAAGAAAATATACATATAAAGCCAATTTTTCGATTGCAGCTCACATGTGCAGATTATTCTATAGAGGAAAAGCCACATCACCCAATTTAGAAACCATTATAGCAAGACATATCATTCCTGTAAGGAATGATAGACATCGTAAAAGAAATCTTACGATCAAAGTCTTTCATGGTTTCCTATATAGAGTAGCATAAATTTACAAAAATGGAATCATTTTTTAGGCAGATGCAAATCTGTCTAATTAGCATGCTTAAAAATGCAAAATGGCAGGAAAGTACAAAACTCTCCTACCATTTTATTTTTGAGTCAACTATTATACAATGTTAACTTAATGACATTGGCCGATTGACTTGCTCTTTTTTTCATGTTATCCTATAAGAACCAGCAGAGAGGTCTCTCTGCTCTATCTGATTTTTTATTTCTATATTTTATGAATGGCCAGTTCGGCCTTAGGTTTCACAAAATTATGTTTCAAAATGGAAAATGTAAAAGTGAGGTGATGTCACTGTCAGGCAACATGTCTGTTTTTAAAAGTGCAAGAGTGCAAAGTAAACATTATTAAATGTATTTTCGGAGTCTTATTCCGGGAGAAAATCAATATGTCCTCTCGGAGTCTTTCCTGCACTTGTCTTTGCGGCCGATTTTCCGCCAGTTGCACCCGAATTTCAGAGGCGGACGCAACGCCAACGCCTCAGAAATTTGGGCACAATTGACAAAAAATCTTCTTGCAAAATCAAGTACAAAAAGATTCCGAGAGTACATAATCTAAAAAGGGGGAAAACAATTGAATACGAAAATATGGAAACGGACACTGGCAGGTTTACTGGCTGGGATCCTTATTTTTACAGGAGTTCCATTTTCAGCTGCCGCAGATGAACCGCCGGTACAGATGATCATAAGAGGAGATGCTTTTCAGAACCGGCAGATCAACATTTTCGGGCACAGCCACAGGTCGATCACCTGTTATTATGTGAATCCGGTGGAAGGTCATGTACCTGCATTCTGTTTGCAGCCGGGCAAGAAACTGCCAAATCATACCCAGGCAGCCTGGCAGCGCTACAGCGCATCACCGGAGACGTCCATACCGGTCATTGGAAGTTTTGACCGGTATCTGCCTATGATGATGGCTTATGAATGGATGGTTTCGGGAAATTATTATGATAAGACCCGGTATGCTGTGGTGCAGACTTATTTCTGGGGTTGTCTTGCCGGTTATGAACGGGAATGGGATGTCCTGGAAGACACTATGAAGAAACTGGAATGGGCCATAGGAGACGGAAGAGTTCTCTCTCTGTTCCATGAGATGCAGAATGCAGTGGAAAATGGTCTGAATGAGTATGAGTCCGGTGGTGGAAACAGTCTTCCGGACTGGAATGGAAGAAAACAGAATATGGTGTTAAAGGATGGTCATTATGAGCTGACGATTGACCTTAGCTCCTGTGAGAAACTAAAGGATGCAAACTGGCAGTTTCCTGATAAAAACTGGAGCTTTACCCAGGGACCGGGAGAAAATGAGATCACATTCCTTTATACAGGAGAAGAACCTTCAGGACGGATCAGTGCAGGAAATATAGAGGGACTGGAAGAACGGTATTATGCCTATATTTTCCAGCCAGCAGAAATATTCCAGATGCAGATGGGCTGGCTGGATATGAGCAGACCGGAGGCAGAAGTGTGGTTTGAAGCAGGAAAAGGTGCTGTTTCAGGGGGAGAAAGAGATGCATTAGAGCGGTTCCGCCACAGAGAGGTATTTGAAGCTGATTACAAGGTAGGACTGGAAAAATACTGTGCAGAAACAGGACAGCCCCTTGCAGGAGCTGATTTTAATGTATGGGAAAGCTTCGATCATTCCCAGATCAATGAAAATGGCTATGAAGAAGGAAATCCGGATGGTACTACAGGAGAAGTTTATGTTAATTGCATGTCACCGGAACCGGAAGGAAAATGGCTGTGTGATGTGATCACCACAGATGAAGATGGAAAAGCTTTCCACCGTGATATCCGGAATTATAATTACAGTAAAACCTATTGTATGGGTCATCCGGCACCAGAGTGGATCGAATGTGACCATGATGAAGGGGGTGGCGGAGGAGAAGGAGATGGTGAAGCAGAAGATTGCAATTGTGAAGAAGAAAATGAGCGTTTAAGAGAACAGTGGCTGGAAGAACAGGAATTGTGCGAAGCTGTCACAGATTTTCATGTTCCTAATGAGGATGAAGACGACCATGGGCAAAGTACTATGGCAATGGAAGCAATGTTAGAAGACAGGGATGAGACCTATAAAAATTTTATTGAACTGGAATACGGATATACATTAACAGAAAAAAAGGCCAGAAACGGCTATATGGTCCATGGCACACACAGGGAAGACTTTGAGATTGAACGGATTGTGGTTTCTTCTGCCCAGGCTCAGGGAGAAGCCATGGGTGAGAACGGAATTTTTGGGTATAAAGCCATGGGTGAGGACGAAATTTCGGAGCATGAAGCCATGGAACAGGACGAAATTCTGGAGTATGAAGATCTTGAAGAGCAGTTTGAAATGCAGGGAAATCTGGATTATGGAACAATGCCGGAAATAACCGAAAAGAAAACAGGCTTCAGTTATCCATATGGGCTGGTAAATGAAACAGATCTGGAAGAGCGGCGCCAGATCACCTGGCTGAAGTTTGCAGAAGACATTGATGAAGAAAAGGAGGGGGACGAGGATGAAGAAAATGAAGATGAAGAAGAGACAAAACAGTACATTTATGTAAGGGAAGAAACGCAGTTACAGCCGTTTTCTTTCCAGAAGCCACTAAAAGCCGGATCAGAAGATAATGAAAATGAAATGATAACAGCCTTTCTTCCGGATTTTCAGGATGATGATCTGGGCAGCATGGATATTTCCGGTTTTGGAGATCCGGATACTTTTCTCTACCAGTTCCGTATATGGGATCACCGGACAGAAGGAAGGATCTACATTAATAAGCGGGATATGCAGCTTTATGAAACAGATCCGGAAACCAGCTATGGAAAGGCTCAGGGGGATGGAACTTTAGAGGGGGCAGTATATGGGCTTTTTGCAGCAGAAGAGATTGTGCATCCAGATGGAAAATCCGGGGTGATCTACAGAAAAGATGATCTTACAGCTGTGGCAGCAACGGACAAAGAGGGAAATGCAGCATTTCTGGCATATACAGAAGCTCCCCATACTGTGTTAAATACAGATGGGACCATTAAAGCACCAGAAGATTCTTTAAGAACAGAGAACCTATATAACGGAAGCTCCATTACCTCTTCTGAATGTGGCTTTGGAAGTTATGTCTATCCGGACAGAGAAACTGAAAACGGGAATTCCTGGATCGGAAGACCTTTGCTTATGGGAAGTTATTATATCCGGGAATTAAGCCGGTCAGAAGGTTATGAGCTGTCAGTTACAGGAAAGAACCTGACGGAATCTAACCGGATGGCAGATCAGGAAAATGTAGTCCGAAAAGCAGGACAGGTGCGTATTTTACAGGGGCTTTCAGATCATAACAGTATGGAGGCAGATGGTTCCTGGAATGATTTTACTATAGAATCCTATGGAACGGAAAACGGATATGAGATCACAGTTTCCGGTTATCCGGAGCATACAGCTTTTTATAAACTGAAGCCTGCAGAAAAAACAGAAACTTTAAAGCAGATCACAAAAATGGAAAAAATACCCAAAACTGATGTATGGGGGAATCCTGTGTACAAAAGGGCTGTAGGAGGAGAACTGAAAAAAGACAAAGAAGGCAATCTGATCTTAAAGGCAGATCCTGCAGAAGAAGAGAAAACTCCTGCTTCTGAAACTGTGTCTTATCATTTTCGCACAGCTCCTTACATAAAAGGAGAGGCAGAACCAGATGACCTGTCATTGTGGGATGCAGCGCTGGTTCCAGATTATCTGACAGAACAGGTTATGGGAATGCTTGGGCAGTTAGGGTACAGGCAGATAACAGAAGATGGAGCACCATGGGCTTACATCCAGATAGATCCCATAAACGGGGAAGCCGCAGGGCAGATCCTTGACTGGTATACAGAACATGGTTTTTATGACATGGCAGATATAGAAGAGATCATAGAAGCAGATGGAAGCTGGTATGCAAAACTGCTTTATGATCATTCAGACCAGATTGCAGCAGGAACGGGGATTTATGACCCTGCAGAAGGTCAGCTTTACATAAAAAAAGAAAGACAGAACGGGCATTACTGGGTCAGTATTTCTAAGGATAAATTCCGTTTGGGAAGCCATACTGCTTTTGTAAAAGAAAAACGGGAATATGTGGAAACGGATGACATGGAGACAATGGCCTTACAGGATGAACTTATAAGTCTGGAAGATAAGATCTCTGTGATCTGGGAACCTGTATATGAACGATATGAAAAAGACGAGATATTATTGGATCCTGATGGAAATCCTGTTGCAGAAATGGTACAGGTCCCTGTTTTTGAAGAGCGGGAAATAAGCTATGTTACAACAGAAAAAGAACTGTTGTCAGCTGTATGG includes these proteins:
- a CDS encoding polysaccharide deacetylase, which produces MSNLNFRKQRNHRGFFFRLSRHLPTFILLLVIALLLGGGIFAFSHFVLKQKPGSLPASATASEANRKPDKDKPSTAQEPDPIDTLIAQADRLAKGYDYDKAMELLQQDASLAADSRIEEAVSTYQSEKDALVPADVKNVTHVFFHSLIMDTAKAFDGDSRSGGYNSVMTTKDEFLKILDALYNDGYVLVRIHDIAYETSDENGNPVFTWGNIMLPEGKKPIVMSQDDVCYYPYMDGDGFASKIIIGEDGRPSCEMKMEDGTVSAGSYDLVPILNDFIDEHPDFSYKGAKAIIALTGYEGIFGYRTASSYSESPDYEREREQAAKVAQCLRDDGWELASHSWGHLWMGVSGNPEKPYKISDERFYTDTDKWENEVKSLIGPTDIYIYPNGNDIADWHPYTEENYRYQYLASKGFRYFCNVDASKPAWIQMGHDYLRMARRNLDGYRLYEDMIQEDPAKKRLSDLFDSSQIFDTSRPTPVTWNYGQTQNETPANETTAAQQ
- a CDS encoding HIT family protein, whose amino-acid sequence is MGEMVKDPNCAYCVEGELLAKFGYPCCEMKTGKLYVFKEQSKRGRVILAHKKHVSELIELTDEERNDYFADVAKVARAIHKVFNPDKVNYGAYGDTGHHLHFHIVPKYKGGEEWGSTFEMNSGRTILTDAEYEEMAEAIRQALKEV
- a CDS encoding D-alanyl-D-alanine carboxypeptidase — encoded protein: MAKNWKKRKLCRWMGLCLTVCILVISSLYTVCGAEPIIPVSVPVNTNIQAVCVHAPSAILMEASTGKILFEKEADEKRSPASVTKIMTLLLIFDALKDGKIKMTDQVTTSAYAKSMGGSQVFLEEGEVQTVETLIKCIVIASGNDASVAMAEYISGTEEAFVDAMNKRAEGLGMMNTHFTDCCGLTEDPDHLTTARDIAIMSRELINCYPEIHNYSTIWMENITHVTRQGTKEFGLANTNKLLKMAVDFQVTGLKTGSTSRAKYCLSATAQKDGVRLIAVIMAAPDYKARFSDARNLLSFGYATCRLYEDKEKLPLPQMSVAGGVKDLVPLQAEGTFSWLSTEGEDLGKIEKKLELAEKLEAPVAPGTRAGVIAYYFNGEKLGELPVTAAEAVERAGYRDHLQKVFKSWISIRRTAA
- a CDS encoding potassium/proton antiporter, whose protein sequence is MNQILLLTGIVIVICILSGRLIDKMGVPSLLAFILLGMCFGVDGIFKISFDDYQFSELICSVSLIFIMFYGGFGTNIKEAKPVVSRAVLLSSAGVLLTAGITGIFIHLVLKLPLLESFLVASVIGSTDAASVFNILRSKNLNLKENTASLLEMESGSNDPVSYMLTVILTAVLTGQSVNIGSMLFFQVFFGIGCGVLFGKSTAVVLNQVDFDIAQGKTILVFAAAILAYTVPSMIGGNGYLSVYLCGIILGNSYLPHKRDMVLFFDVLTGVAQMMIFFLLGLLVTPSELPQVILPSLVIMIFLTFVGRPVSVAALLAGFRSSKGQIGLVSWAGLRGVASIVFAIYVVLRQVHLGYNLFNLVFCIVLLSISIQGTLLPWISAKFQMIDENADVRRTFNDYQEEESISFVKFHLYGQHPYVGKCLKEITLPPKLLVVLLIRGKEVLVPNGDTCLKAGDLMIAAAEEFEDRKNMTLREITVDKNHKWSGKALSRISMQAGTLIVMVRRGKETVIPTGNTVVYEGDVLVQAKF
- a CDS encoding IS4 family transposase, which codes for MESKSLTNELIDMFDSSPEMPSASAFVQQRSKIKPDAFKTIFESFTSKITTKKSDTLRILAVDGSDVQIATNPGDSTSYHPGSNGQKPYNLLHLNALYDLEHHIYTDAVIQGRLNWNEHSALQEMVDRSDISKALVVADRCYESYNNMAHIQEKGWYFLIRIKDGKNGIKQGLDLPDSDEFDEKINLQLTRKQTKETKELFKRKNYYKFVPSTTSFEYLPLKSKKNDPAVFYELNFRIVRFKVTDELYETVLTNLDKDVYPPEKLRELYASRWGIETSFRDLKYTVGMLDFHSKKVMCIHQEIYAHLIMYNFAEMITSHIVIEKKQRKYTYKANFSIAAHMCRLFYRGKATSPNLETIIARHIIPVRNDRHRKRNLTIKVFHGFLYRVA